Below is a genomic region from Pseudomonas berkeleyensis.
CCGAACTGTCCCTTTCTTGTCCCTACCTAAAGAACAGGTAGCCGACATAGCCCGCAGCATTCACAGCAAAGAACGATAGCAACAGCATCGGCCATGGGCTGCCTTTACTGGCGTGTGCTCGAGCATCGAGGATCTGTTGTGCCTGCAGGTGAATGTCAGACGGGGGCGTTGCTGCCTTGGCAATGCGAGGCACTTCACCCTCAGTGGGTGTGGGTGATTGCGCTATGCCCACATTGAAGTTGTCCCAGGAAGGCTTCTTGCCTTTGCTGCGCAGCTCGTCCCTGTACCATTCACGATCTTCCATTCCCATATAGCCCTCCTGGCTTTGACCAAATAGCTGCCTTGCAGGGGACAGGCTAGACGGAAGTTTCGTGCACTTCCAGTAGTGCCAGCGGCGAATGGGTCAAGGCAGTGGCGAAGTGATCGGGCGCGAGGTGCGAATAGCGCATGGTCATCTTGATGTCGCCGTGGCCCAGGATGCGCTGCAGGGTGACGATGTTCCCGCCTTGCATCATGTAGTGGCTGGCGAAGGTGTGGCGCAGGATGTGGGTCATCTGTCCTGGCGTATGCAGGCCGGTGCGTTCATAGGCCTTGCGGAAGGCTGATCTGCAGGAGCTGAACAGCTTGCCGTTTCCAGGGTAGCCACGCGACAGGATGAGGTTCTCCAGCTCGGTCGGGATCGGCACGGAACGACTCTTGCCATTCTTGGTACGCACGAAGCGCACTTGGCCATTGGATACCTGGGGCCGTGTCAGGCTTTCGGCTTCATCCCATCGAGCACCGGTAGCCAGGCAGATTTTGGCGACAGGCAATGTATGGCTATTGGTCGAGGCGGCGCATTCCTGCAGGACAAGCCGGCATTCATCCAGGGTGAGGAAGGCGCGTTCTGTTTCATCCACCTTGAGCTGACGCAGCAATGCCAGCGGGTTGGCCTCATGCCAGACGCCCAGGCGGATCAGCTCGTTGAAGACGGCTTTCAGGTAGCGGTGCTCATGGTTCACGGTGGCCGGGGTGCAGTCTTTCAGGCGCTGGGTGCGGTAGCGGCCGAAGTCCAGGGCGGTGAAGGTCGAGGCAATCGGATCACCCAGGGCTTTGGCGATGGCCATGGTGCGGCTGTAGCGGTATGGGTCTTTCAGGGTTGAGCCGTGCAGCTCATGCCATGTATCGACCAGATCGGAGAGGCGTTCGCCAGGGTCACGGCCACGTTGGCTGTATTGGCGGCGAATGTCGGATACCCAGCGTTCGGCCTCGCTCTTGGTGCGAAAGCCTCGTTTGCGCTTGCGGATGCCAGCAGTCTTATCCAGCCAGAAATCGACCTCCCAGCCGCTGCTGCCTTTGCTGATCAAACGGCTCGCCCCCAACGCACGTTGCGTTCCTCAAGCAGCCCTTTGATGTGCTTGTACAGGTTGTCTTCATCGAGCCCCTTGGCTGCATAGTGATCGCGGATCACCGGCCAGCAGTCCCATTCCTTGAGGGTGTAAAAAGCTTTTCTAGCGCCCACTCGCTCCCGTGCCAGCAGGCTTACGAAGTTTCCCAGGAACAGTTCCACGTTCTTGCCTGAAAAGCCCCGCGAGGTCTTGTAGTAGCGCCTGTAGTCGGTGTCATCGAGCAGGGAATCGACCGGCAGATCGACACGCACGTCGTCGCGAATCAGCGTCCAGATCGGGGCGTAGTAGCCACGTCGAGCAAGGTACTTGAACTGGTTCAGGCCATAGCGCCACAGGCCGTCCAGATGCCCAGCGAAGGCTGCAAAGGTGCGGGTGTCGATCACTTGTCCGCTCTGTAGGTCTACCGAGCCACTGGCGAACTGCTGGACGATGGAATGGTGGTAACGCAGCTCGATGCGCCATACATCCTGGGTCGGGTTGTAGTTGTCCGGGTCGGTTTCGTCGAAGCTGTCACGCTGACGCCAGACGCTTTCCCAGTAGTCGAGCTTATCGGTGGCCTTGGCCTGTTCGGTCTTGTTGTAGATGCACAGCTGCAGACCGTTGGCCGAGCCGAACATCGAGGTTTCACCGCGGCCATACACACTGGATTTCGTGGCCCAGTGCAGTTCGTTGATGCCGGATACATCACGGTGCGAGCGGGCACGGCAATGCATGTTGCTGACCAGATCGGCGGGAGGCGTCCAGCCCTGCAGATCGAGAGCCAGGTGCACCGCGCATTGGTTGACCTCGATGTTGGTCAGCACCTGGGAGGCGTAGTGGTCGAGGCGGGCCTGCAGGCGCTCGGGAGACAGGTTGTCGATGGCATGGGGGGACACCTCGATTTTCAGGTGTGGGCCGATGTTCTCGGCCTTGGCGTTGAAGTTCTTCACCAGCAGCACAAAGCCCAGGTCGGCATTCTGCAGCTTGTACTGGTAGCCCGAGTCACGGCTTACCCGGCCGGAATGCCAGCGATCGCCAGCGAAGTCGACAATGGCGCCTGGCTTGTCGAACAAACCCAGGATTTCAGGGCGGAGCAGGCCCTTGTAGAGCTGCCTGACAGTATCGACGCCACAGCGAAGCAGGCGCACGCCGGACAAGTCGACAAAGCCGGTCTTACCGATGTCCAGGAACAGCCGACCATGAGGGGACTCAAGGCCGGTTTGGTTATCAACGCGGAAGAAGTCTTTAACGGCGTCCATCTGATTTCCTGTTATTGAAGGTTTGTCACTCGTTCAACGGCTTGTTATCTGACGTGTTACAGGGACGTCAGCGCGAAGGCGCGTGCCTCGCTCGCGCCTTCGCTCTGTACGGAGCCACTCCGGCGCTCGCTCGTACGCGCCACCGCCGCTGGCACGCGTCGCGCGCCTCGTACCTCGGCGTGCGCACGTGAGCCAGCAGCTGCGCACGTATCTCTTTCCATCCAGTGCTCGGGGTATTCAACTCGGTCTTGCCGGTCGATCAGGCACGCTTGTTCCTGGATGTAGGAAGGCACCTGGGGACGTTCAAAGGGCGGGAGGCTGGCGTACCAGAGGAAAGCGCTCAGAAGCGCCAGGAACACGAGGTGGAGGCAGTCAG
It encodes:
- a CDS encoding phage integrase, which encodes MISKGSSGWEVDFWLDKTAGIRKRKRGFRTKSEAERWVSDIRRQYSQRGRDPGERLSDLVDTWHELHGSTLKDPYRYSRTMAIAKALGDPIASTFTALDFGRYRTQRLKDCTPATVNHEHRYLKAVFNELIRLGVWHEANPLALLRQLKVDETERAFLTLDECRLVLQECAASTNSHTLPVAKICLATGARWDEAESLTRPQVSNGQVRFVRTKNGKSRSVPIPTELENLILSRGYPGNGKLFSSCRSAFRKAYERTGLHTPGQMTHILRHTFASHYMMQGGNIVTLQRILGHGDIKMTMRYSHLAPDHFATALTHSPLALLEVHETSV